One Nicotiana tomentosiformis chromosome 1, ASM39032v3, whole genome shotgun sequence genomic window, ACCTGACCAACTTTTTCGGAATTTTCACTACCATCAACACTTTGGATCGAACTTTGGATCGAATTAGTGGGTCCATACCTGAATGAAGAAAATATAGTTAGTGACTCAAGACACTATGTGACACCACATCACTTCCTATTAGGCAATGCAAGACATGATTGGGCTATTTTTACAAAATAGCCTATATGGCCAAGGGTGACTATTAGTGCAAACTCAACAAATGTGACCTCTAAGACATAGAAATACCTCACTAAGACCTATATGGCTTCAAACTCCCAATAATCATGGCACTCAAAATTACTTTTCAGAAATGACCCATTTGTAAAAATGACCGATATGGCCAAACGAGGCTAGAGATGCAAACTCAACAAGGACGGACCTTAAGTAATGTGGCACCTAGTTATATACCCAATATTTTAAGACACGGGTCACCGGATAACTTTTGCGAAAATAGCCCTATTTTGCAAAATGGCTGATGTGGCCAAAAGTGGCAAGACATGCAAGACTTGGCTATGACCTCCGAAGCCAAGAACTTGAGACTAACTAGGAAGACTGGACCCTATGTCGACTGTCTACATATCCCACCCTGAAAAACGAGAATCAAGTATGCGTAGTTCCAGAGGATTGTATATGGGAGAAAGCTTTGAAAAATGCAATTAATTGAAAAAACTATactatttgtttttgtttttttagaaaaatgacaagaaagtgtaaaatctttttttttctttttagaaaaTGGGGAAAGAAAACTAAAAGTGATAAAACCCTTAATATTCTCTTTTACTATATTTTTCACTCTTATTTCCCAAACATTAGTCCACCAAATGACTTTTTACCCTGAAAGATGCAATATTTAGCACATAGGATGATTGAATATCCTTTTGGGCCGGTGAACCCATTTGACACAATTTGGACGGCCTTTCTACAAAGAAACAAGGTACCTAGGACCAAGCCCTGCTATGTCATAATGGTATGAAGCACATAGTAATGGCCTAAAGGCTGACCTACGTTTGGGGTTCACTAACAAGGCAATTCGGGGGAACGTATGGTCGATGGTGGTTGTTCAAGCTTTCCACCCACTTCATACGTACGATGGCCCCCTCTTAAAATAAGGGTGACTCAACAAAGCGTTCGATATGCGACGCGTACTATGAGACTTTTTGCATAAAGAATTGACCCAAGGTTATGCAAATGATGACAGTTATAAAACAGTAACACATAAAGGAAAAGCTGTAAACACATAAACAactagtaaataaaataaaataaaataaaataagaaataaacaAAGCAAATAGAGATGATTTATTATCAAGGCCTTTTACATAGTGGAGAGGATCACTGTATTGGAAGGCAGGAATACCCATTTACATACCTTGGTTGTCCCATATTTTATGCAAGGAGAAAGATGATTTATTATCAAGGCCTCATCACTAAGGTGTTTGACAAGCTGCAGTCATGGAAAGGCAAATTACTCTCGATAGGAGGCAGGGCAGTATTGACATCTAATGTCCTTCAGAGTATGCCAATTCATCTACTCTCTGTTGTGAATCCTCCTAGTTATGTTATTAAGAATCTCCATAAGATCTTTGCTCAATTCTTATGGAGTAGTTCTGTGGGAGGTTCCAGTAGACATTGAGCATCATAGAAAATAATATGTATGCCATGTGAGGAAGGAGGTATATGTTTTAGATCGTTGCATGATGTGTCTAAGGCACTACTCTGCAAGCTATGGTGGAATTTTCGAACAAGGCCAAGTCTGTGGAGTTCATTTATGATCCAGAAGTATTGCAAAAAATTAAATGCAGTAATAGTTCCATGGAGAGGAGGTTCACATATTTGGAGAAAAATGTTGGAAGGTAGGGACATAATTGAGCATCAAATCACGTGGCATCCAAAAATGGGATCTTACTGTTTTGGTTTGACAACTGGACAGGATTGGGAGCATTGTACTTCTTTGTTCCTCTAGAGTTTGAAGTGGATGAATCTTTACATAATGTATATGATGTATTGAAAGATGGTGCTTGGAAGGCTGACAGATTATTGGAGATTCTACCTGAAGAATTTGCACTGCACATTGTAGAGAAAATAAGACCCCCAGTTATGGATATTGTCCTTGACACTCCCTACTGGATGCATGAAACTCATGGGCATTTCATCGTAAGGTCTGCATGGGATTATCTAAGAAGGAGAGATAATCCTAGGATAGCCTACAAGATGATATAGGTGAAAGGGTTACCATTTAAAATATCATTCTTCATGTGGAAGGTATGAAAGGCTAAACTGCCTTTGGATGATTTCATGCGAAGACGGGGGTATTTCATGCCATCGAGGTGTTGGTGTTGTGTTGAACCTAAGGAAGAAACACTTGTGCATTTGTTCTTCTCAGGAAATGTTGCTACCATAGTTTGGAAGTATTTTCTATCGAGGGCAGGAATAACAATAGAGGGCCTATCAATGCATCAAGCAATTATAAGGTGTTGGACTGCCCAGGTACTTCCTCGACTCAAACCATTTACAAGCTTTGCCTTCTTGTATTGTGTGGGAATTATGGAAGAGAAGGAATAGCTTAAAGTATGAACAAGCAGTGTCTATCAGCAGAGTGATCTA contains:
- the LOC138896019 gene encoding uncharacterized protein — its product is MIYYQGLITKVFDKLQSWKGKLLSIGGRAVLTSNVLQSMPIHLLSVVNPPSYVIKNLHKIFAQFLWSSSVGGLGALYFFVPLEFEVDESLHNVYDVLKDGAWKADRLLEILPEEFALHIVEKIRPPVMDIVLDTPYWMHETHGHFIVRYFLDSNHLQALPSCIVWELWKRRNSLKYEQAVSISRVIYKVSTALQYLEQVRKPGLNVPHNWLDLLTMMENYTPRLKYEKVIWEPPMEGWVKVNTDGTSKGNSVRISIGFCMRDEAGKLRYALGMEINEGTNTEAEAVAIVEALRLCKSHNYTHIWLQTYSMLLKNIMKGV